ACCGGACGAGCTTGCGCAAAGCCCCTATGCCAGCTTCTTCAATCCCGAGCTCGCACCGCTTCAGCCACAAGTCGCTGAAGCTTTGCTCATCGGACCGCAGGCGCAAGAATTGTTTGCACCTGCTAGCGCGGCTGCAAGCATGGCTGAACCGGGCTACTGGCCGGTTGAGACCGGCTATACCTGTCCGACCGACGGCTCGATCCGGGTGTTCTGCCTGACCGAGATGCCGGGCGTGACGCCAAGGATGTGGGACTGGTGGTTCGGCTGGCACGGCTGCGAGGCGCAGCGCTATAAGCTGTGGCACCCAAAGGCCCATATCGACGCGCGCTGGGCCGACGGGCGCAACGACGAAAACTATATCGGGCGGACATCGCTGATCACCGAGTATCTTGGCCCGAGCGTCTTGAAAGGGGCCATCGGCTTTGTGCCGCCTGCTGTTATGGGCTTTAACCAAGATCGGCTGGCCGCGCAGGGTGAAGTAGTAATCTGCGCGCGCGTCGGTGTGCCCGGGACTGCGCTAAAGGGCGGGTGGCTTCTACACCAGTTACGCCCAGTTGCAGGCGGCAGCGAAATGCGCTCGCGGATGTGGATGGGTGGGGAAAATACCGCGCTGGGCGATAATCCCGGTGCCATAAGACGAGGATTGGCGAGAGCCATTCGTCCGGTTGCAAGCAAACTTCTTCCCGCACCCGCAGACCTGCTTGTCCATAATGCGCAAGAAATGGCGCATCTGGCGGGCTTCCTCCCACAATTGTTCGATGAATTTGGCGCTGCCTATCGCGAGCAGCAGGCATGAAACGTCCCTCGGGCCGGGGCCGCGTCTGGCGACGCGGCGATGCCGGCTTCGACAAGGCTGTGCTCGCAACCAGCTTTAACGCCCGCGACCCGGGCGTGCGGCCAGAGCTTCTGGTCGAGGCCAATGATGCAGGTGATGTGCAGGCCGCCTTGCAACTGGCGCGCGACAACCTTTGGCAGGTCAGCATCGTTTCGGGCGGTCATAGCTGGGCGCAGAACCACATCCGCGACGGCGGACTGCTGCTGAGCATGGCCCGGTTCAACCAGATTACCATTGATCCAGTGACCAGAATTGCACTGGTTGGTCCCGGATGCTGGGGGCTCGACCTAGATAATGCGCTGCGAAAGCACGGGCTGTTCTTCCCCATCGCCCATGCACCCGATGTCGCGATGGGTGGGTTTCTGCTGCAAGGCGGTTTCGGCTGGGGCAGCCGCGAACTAGGACTGGCGACCGAGAGTTTGATAGGCATTGATCTGGTGCTGGCCGATGGCCGTCAGGTCCATGCCAGCGCCAGCGAGAATGCAGACTTGTTCTGGGCCGCGCGCGGATCGGGGCCGGGCTTCTTTGCGGTAGTGCTGCGCTATCACCTAAAGCTTCACCCCCGCAAAAAGGTCACTGCGTTGAAGCTGCAGGTCTTTCGCCAACGGCATCTGGAGCAGGTCTTTCGTTGGGCCGATGACATCGGCAGCGCCGTTCCCCAATCCATCGAATTTCAGATACTCATCACCCCTAAGGCGCTGGGTATCTTCCAGCCCGGCATTGAAGTCATCGCGCCGGTTCTTGCCGACAGCTGGGCCGAAGCGCGTGAAGCGGTGCGTTTTATCTCCGATAGCCCAATCCGGAAGCTGACGAGCTTCACCACCCCGCTTGTGCCCATGAGTACGAGTTTGATGTCTCGGGCCGCCAATATCACCCATTTCCCACCAGACGTGCGCTGGTGTACCGATAACATTTGGACCGACGCGCCGATCGACAACCTACTGCCCGGCCTGCAAGCGATTGCCGCCACGATGCCACCTGCGCCGAGCCACAGCCTGTGGCTGAACTGGCATCCACAGCGGCAGCGGCCTGACATGGCGTTCTCGTTAGAGGCGAAGCGTTATCTTGCGGTCTATGGCGAATGGACGCGTGGGGAGGACGACCATCTGTATGCCAATTGGGCGACTGAACGGATGGCCGCGATGCAGGCGCATGCTGTGGGCATCCAGTTGGCAGATGAAAACCTGGGAAAAAGGCCGGCTCTCTTCATGAAAGATGAGAATTTGGCGCGGCTGGACCGTTTACGTTGCAAATATGATTCCGGGGGGCTTTTCCGAGCATGGATGGGGCGGCCGGGGCTTTGATACCGCCCCGTAGCACCGACATGATGTTGCAAAAAAGGTCAGGGCCGGGTCGCAACCAGAATGGTGCGTTGGATATGATTATCGGAGAAATAGTCCGGGCTATTTGCGTTTGCCTTACAGCCCCATAACAATTGCCTTGGCAAAGGCGGGGCGCTCGCTGATGCGCTGTACATAGGCTCTCAAATTGGTCATTTCTTCTGGAATGCAGACAAGCCGATTGCTCATGAAAGCGGCATGGCCGAGCATAATATCTGCACCTGAGAAATCGCCGATCAGATAATCCTTGCCGGCAAGCGTTTCATCGACCGGCTGCCATGCCCGGGTCAGCAATTTGCGTGCCTGCTCCAGGACGGTTTCGTCGCGGCGCTCGGGCGGGAGAAGTAGCGTGTGGACGACAATAGTGTTGACGGGAGGCATCACCATGCCTTCGCAATAATGAAACCATTGGAGATAGGGGGCAAAGTGAGGTCCATCGACAGCGGGCTTCAACCCGCCATTTTTGTGCCGCTCCAGGATATAGTCGACAATGGCACCGGATTCGAAAATCGATATTTCACCGTCGTCGAGAACCGGGACACGGCCTAACGGATGACGGGCACGATGTTCGTCGGATTTGAGATCCTTGGGATGAAACGCCATCAGGTTCAACTCGTAGGGCAATTCAAGCTCCTCAAGCAACCAACTGATGCGGCTTGCGCGGCTATTCGGTGCAAAGTGTAGCTTCAGACTCATCATTCCGTCTCCCGGTTACATTTTTTCGACGCCAGGATGTGCAACGTCGAATCCGTCAGTTTTACTTGCATGGGCGCCGTATTGGGCGGCCAGCGAGCACAATGTCAATCAGGCACAAAGTTCGATTGCGGTAATTGGCAAGTGGGAATGACAGGTTTCGGGCTTGGCATTTGTTCTGCACTGCGACCGCAATTGGGCGCAAAGCTGACACAAAAACATTAAGTACAAAGCATTCTAGGCGCACTGCTTTTAAAAATGTTCGGATCGCGTTCGGATTTTTCAGGCGCTCTATAAAAAGCTGATTTAGAACGGAAATTTCATAGAGCCGAATCTTGCCAAGGTTGGGGTCGAGGGTTCGAATCCCTTCGCCCGCTCCAGTTTTCTTCAAAATCTCCAGATTTTCGCCTTCCACCCCGAACGGTGCGATCGCGCCTATGCGTCGGGCCGTGGCTGGGGCTGTATGTGGAATATGGGCGCGGCCAGATCTGCTTCCTTCGGCCAAGCGGCGTTTTGATCGGCGCTTTGCTACCCTTGCCTGCCTTGTGTGGAGATCATGCCGATAAGGGCGTTGACGAGCGGGTCCTGCGGAACATTGGCGAGGCTGATCGCGCTGATCGAATAACGCGCACCATCTGCCAACGGCATGGGCAGGATGACTAGGTCGCGCGCGGCGGATTGCGCCCGGACATATGGTTCCGGCAGGAGCGTGATCAACGATCCTTCTGCAGCAAGCGACAGGCAGGTGCTGAGGCTAAGAATCCGGTAATGGGGAAAACTGGCGCGGCGGTATCGTTCCTCCATCTCGACGGGAATCGCCGATCGATAGAGCGGATCATAGCCGGGTATAGCCCATTGCTGCTTGAGCAGGATTTCCGGCGAACAATCGGTTTGCAGCACAGGGTGGTCGGCATGCAGCACCGCGACATATGGCTCATCGATAATCTGCGTTATGCGAAATGACTGCCGGTCCGGCAATGTGCCGATCAGATTGGAATGGTATAGCAACAGTTCTACCTCGCGCCGCCGCAAACGGGCAAAGGCAAGATCCGGGGGCATTGTTTCTGCGGTAACCCGCACGTCGGGATGGGCCTTGTGGAACATGGCCAACGCAGATGCCAAGGATGCCTCGATCACTGCGGGCCCTGCGATCAACCGGATATGCCGGGCACCTGAGGAAATATCCTCGCTGACCTGCCCCGCAAAGGCGAGCAGTTCCGCCCCGCGCAACGCCAGCCGATGTCCGGCCTCGGTCGGGCTGACCACGCGCGTTGTGCGGTCGAAAACTTCGATGCCCAATTCCTGCTCCAACTGCTGCAGCGACTTGGTGAGTGCCGAATGGGTCATGCCCAATTCGTCTGCGGCGCGCGTGAAGCTTTTATTATGATAGACTGAGAGGAAGCGTCGCAGCCGTGTGAGGTTCAAATCCATGTTCTAAAAACTACATAATATTGGCATATTATTCAATTAATTTGCAAAACAAGGACGTCTATGCCCCGTTTCCACACATGGGGGGCCATATGACTGTCGATCAATTCATGGATCAGAATTGGGTGGTGATCACCCTTGCGGCCTTTGCCGCGGGCATGGCGCTTGAACTGATCGCCATCGGCCTGCTGCGCCGCAAGGGATCGGTTCCGCTCAAGGATTCAGGACTGTCCATCTTCCTTGGCCTTGCAAGCGACCCGGTGAATGCCATCTTCGCCATCATCACCAACGCAGCGCTGTTCGGTGCCGCACCCTTTGCCATCGCCAACATTCCCAACACATGGTGGGCGTTCTTACTGTGCTTCGTGATTGATGACCTGCGCTTCTACCTGCATCATCGCATCTGCCATCGCGTCCGCTGGGGCTGGGCCATGCATGTCGTTCATCACAGCTCGACCAATTTCAATATGCCGATTGCGCTGCGCCAAAGCTGGATGAAGCATTTCACCGGCACGATGATGCTGAAAATCCCCCTCATCTTGATCGGTTTTGATCCGGTGCTGGTGATTTTCTGTGGGGTGCTCAACGCGACCTATCAATTCTTCCTGCACACTCAGGCGATCGACCGCATGCCGCGCTGGTTCGAATTTATCTTCAACACGCCCAGCCACCACCGGGTGCACCATGGCCGCAACGCGAAATATCTTGATGCCAATTATGCCGGCACGCTGATCATCTGGGATCGGATGCTGGGAACCTTTGTCGAGGAGGATCGCGCCGAACCGGTTGATTTCGGATTGGTCAAAAATCTCGACACCTATAATCCATTGACGATCCTGACGCATGAATATGTCGGAATCGCCAAGGATGCGAGCCAGCGCGGGCTGAGCCTGTGGCAGCGGCTTTGCTATATCTTCGCTCCGCCGGGCTGGAGCCATGACGGATCGCGCCAGAGCTCGGAAGACATCAAGCGCGCTGCGGGGCTTTTGCCGGCTGAAACGCCGGGCGCGAGCATGAAGCAAGCATGATGCCCGCCCATTATGCCCTGTCTGATGCGGCCATCGTAATGGTCGCGGCCTGGGCGGCGCTGCCCCTTTGGCGTCAGGGAAAAATCCTGCCGGCCTTTGCGATGGCGTGTCTCGGCATCGCGGCCGCTATCGGCGTGGTGCGTTTTGGTGCTGGCTTGCAAGCCGAGCTGGCAGCGCTGCATGCAGGCGGCTCGCAAATGCTGGGTCTGGCCGCCCTATTGGCGCTGGCGGCGCACATCCTGCGGCGCAAAAGCGATCGAAACGATGGCGCGTTTGCCTTTGCGATTCTGGCTATTTCAGCGGGTATATTTTTCCTCGCAAAGTCGCTTCTTGCGCCGCTTTTCCTTCTGACCCTGACAGTCGGGCTATGTGCCGCCATCTGGCATGCATACCGCTTCGGTCTATCATGGCTCGTTCCGTCTGGTTTGATGATCTTGCTGGCGAACACCCTCCTCATTCGGCGGTCGCCTTGGCTTGCAGAAGCGGCCGCTTGGCACATTTACCACCTGCTGATCGCGCTTGCCCTCATCCTGTTAGCAAGCGCTATGCATGCCACCCCCCTCGACGTGCGCGAAAAAGGCGCATATCGTGCTCCGCATAAGAATCGTTAAAATGCGGGCAAAGGGACAAACGATATGGACTTGCTGGTAAGCACCGAGTGGCTGGCCAAGGAATTGGGCGCATCGGATTTGCGCGTTGTTGATGCGACATGGCACATGCCCGATGCCGGTCGTAACGCAGCCGCAGAATATGAAGGCGGGCATATCCCCGGCGCAGTGTTCATGGATCTGGCCGAAATCGCCGATGCCTCGAGTGGCCTTCCCAACATGCTTCCCCCGCCAGAGAAGTTCGCCAGTCGCATGCAGTCACTGGGTCTAGGCGATGGCAGCCGGATCGTCGTTTATGATGACAGCCCGTTCAAATCGGCAACCCGCGCCTGGTGGATGCTGACGCTGTTTGGCGCGCATGATGTTGCGATCCTTGATGGCGGGCTGGCCAAATGGAAGGCCGAGGGCCGCCCGCTTGAAAATGGCAAGCCCGCTTTGCGTCACCGCCACTTCACCGTTTGGAAAGACGATAGCGCCGTGCGCAGCAAGGCCGATATGCTCGCCAATCTGCACAGCAAGGAAGCGGTTGTCGTCGATGCCCGTGGGGCGGGGCGCTTTACCGGTGAAGAACAGGAACCACGCCCGGACATGGCATCGGGCCACATTCCCGGCAGCCGCAATCTTCCTTATTCAACGCTGTTCAACGCCGATGGAAGCTGGAAACAGGGTGATGCGCTTTTGGCCGAGTTCAAGGCGGCAGGCGTCGATCTTGACCAGCCGATGATCACCACCTGCGGATCGGGCATGACGGCGGCCGTGGTGCTGTTCGGTGCGCGCCTGACCGGCAAGAAGGACATTGCGCTATATGACGGCAGCTGGAGCGAATGGGGCCTCGATCCCGATACGCCCAAGGCACAAGGCCCCGCCTGAAGCGTAACGCTGACCGCTTAATAGGCGGACGGATCGCTGGCGGGGAAGGATTGGTCGAGGGCCTCGTCAACCTTGTCCCAATCATCGGCGACATCATCGCGCATCGCTTCCGGCCCTGCAGATCGAGTCTGATCGAAATTTTCGCGGTCGGTTTCGCCATCGGCAAATGCGGCGGAATGGCCGCAATCATCCTCGCCTGCCCAAAAATGCCGGAGCAACAGCGCACCTGCTACGGCCACGCTGGCGCCAAGCGCCCATACACCGATCCGGCTATAGGATCGTGCCGTTCGCGCCATGATCTGCCTCCATCCATGCTGCATTATCCATTGCTGCAAGCGATCGGATAACGGGCGCGGCGCTTGCCTGTTCCCTGCATTCAAAGCAGCGCCATCGGGGGAACATATGGATAGCCTTGCGGTGCAGCGCCTTTAGCGGCTAACGGACAGCATGGCCGACCTCAAACGCCCCTCTAAAGCCGACACGAAAATTGTCACTGGCGGCCGGCGGCCCGAATGGACCGGCGCCGTCGTCAACCCGCCCGTCTGGCGCGCAAGCACGCATCTTTACGAAAATGTCGCAGCGCTTGAGGCAGGCGACAAAACCAACGAAGACGGCCGTTTCTTCTACGGCAGGCGCGGGGCGCCCACCCAATGGTCGCTTGCCGAGGCGCTGACCGAGTTGGAACCCGGCGCGCATGGGACGATGCTTTATCCATCGGGTGTGGCCGCGATTTCGGCTGCACTGCTGTCGGTGCTCCAGCCGGGCGATGTTCTGCTGATGAGCGACAATGCCTATGATCCAAGCCGCAGCTTTGCGCAGGGTTTTCTGAAGCGCTGGGGCGTCGAGACGCGCTTCTTCGATCCATTGATGGGCGCAGACATAGCGACGCTATTTTGTGAACGCACCCGCGCGATCTTGCTCGAAAGCCCGGGCAGCCTCACCTTTGAGGTATCCGACGTTCCCGCCATCTGCGCCGCGGCCAAGGCGCATAAGGGCAAGCGCGAGATCGTGACACTGCTCGATAACACTTGGGCGACGCCCTATTTCTTCACGGCGCTCGACAAGGGCGTGGACATGAGCATCCTTGCCGCGACCAAGTATGTCGTCGGCCATAGTGATGTGATGGCAGGCAGCGTCACCACGACAAAGCGACATTGGCAGGCGTTGCGATCCACCGCACATGCGCTGGGGCAGGTGCTTTCCCCTGATGACGCCTATCTCGCCGCACGCGGGCTTCGCACGATGGCCGTGCGATTGAAGGCCCATGAGGCATCTGCGCTGGACATCGCGACATGGCTATCGACGCGGCCGGAAGTCGCAACCGTTCTGCACCCCGCGCTGCCAACATGCCCGGGCCATGATATCTGGAAGCGGGATTTCACCGGTTCGTCGGGGTTGTTTTCGATCATCCTGAGAGGCGATTGGGAAAAGGCGGCGCGCTTCGTTGATGCGCTTCAGCTGTTCGGCATCGGCTATAGCTGGGGCGGCTTTGAAAGCCTTGTCTGCCCCAAGCGGCCGGAACATTATCGCAGCGCGACGCAATGGGCCTGTGATGGCACCGTCATCCGCCTGCAAATCGGGCTGGAAGATGTCGAGGATTTAAAGGCCGATCTTGAACGCGGCTTTGCGGCGATGGCCTAACCGCTCGCTGCAATCAGCCTTTGTGTCGCCGCCGCCTGCGGATGGGCAAACAATGCCTCTCGCGTCGCACATTCGACGATCCGGCCGGCATCCATCACCGCAATCCGGTGCGCCACACGGCGGGCCAAGGCCAGATCATGGGTGATGAACAGCATCGAAAGCCCACGCTCGCGCTGTAGCCGCGTGAACAAGGCCGTCACGCCGTCCGCAACAAGCGGGTCGAGCGCCGAGGTGGCCTCATCGAGCAGCAGCATGTCCGGATTGGCCGCGAGCGCCCGGGCAATCGCCACACGCTGCGCCTGCCCGCCAGACAGCGACGCAGGCTTTCGGCTGGCAAAATCGCGCGGCAGGCCGACTTCTTCAAGCAATTGTTCCACATATGCGTTGCCATCGGATGCTGCAGAATGTGGCGTCAGAAAACGGACAGGCTCCAATAGGATGTCAGCCACCGTCCAGCGCGGATCAAGGCTGGCGAGCGGATCCTGGAACACCGGCTGGATCAGACGGCGATGCTCGGCGGTGCGGCTGCGGCGCGGTGGCAGCGTCTTGCCCTGCCAGTTGATCGTTCCCGATGCCATCGGCCCCAGCCCTGCAACCGCACGGCCGAGTGTGGATTTGCCCGAACCAGAC
This portion of the Sphingobium sp. genome encodes:
- the sseA gene encoding 3-mercaptopyruvate sulfurtransferase; the protein is MDLLVSTEWLAKELGASDLRVVDATWHMPDAGRNAAAEYEGGHIPGAVFMDLAEIADASSGLPNMLPPPEKFASRMQSLGLGDGSRIVVYDDSPFKSATRAWWMLTLFGAHDVAILDGGLAKWKAEGRPLENGKPALRHRHFTVWKDDSAVRSKADMLANLHSKEAVVVDARGAGRFTGEEQEPRPDMASGHIPGSRNLPYSTLFNADGSWKQGDALLAEFKAAGVDLDQPMITTCGSGMTAAVVLFGARLTGKKDIALYDGSWSEWGLDPDTPKAQGPA
- the metC gene encoding cystathionine beta-lyase, whose translation is MADLKRPSKADTKIVTGGRRPEWTGAVVNPPVWRASTHLYENVAALEAGDKTNEDGRFFYGRRGAPTQWSLAEALTELEPGAHGTMLYPSGVAAISAALLSVLQPGDVLLMSDNAYDPSRSFAQGFLKRWGVETRFFDPLMGADIATLFCERTRAILLESPGSLTFEVSDVPAICAAAKAHKGKREIVTLLDNTWATPYFFTALDKGVDMSILAATKYVVGHSDVMAGSVTTTKRHWQALRSTAHALGQVLSPDDAYLAARGLRTMAVRLKAHEASALDIATWLSTRPEVATVLHPALPTCPGHDIWKRDFTGSSGLFSIILRGDWEKAARFVDALQLFGIGYSWGGFESLVCPKRPEHYRSATQWACDGTVIRLQIGLEDVEDLKADLERGFAAMA
- a CDS encoding sterol desaturase family protein — encoded protein: MTVDQFMDQNWVVITLAAFAAGMALELIAIGLLRRKGSVPLKDSGLSIFLGLASDPVNAIFAIITNAALFGAAPFAIANIPNTWWAFLLCFVIDDLRFYLHHRICHRVRWGWAMHVVHHSSTNFNMPIALRQSWMKHFTGTMMLKIPLILIGFDPVLVIFCGVLNATYQFFLHTQAIDRMPRWFEFIFNTPSHHRVHHGRNAKYLDANYAGTLIIWDRMLGTFVEEDRAEPVDFGLVKNLDTYNPLTILTHEYVGIAKDASQRGLSLWQRLCYIFAPPGWSHDGSRQSSEDIKRAAGLLPAETPGASMKQA
- a CDS encoding FAD-binding oxidoreductase yields the protein MKRPSGRGRVWRRGDAGFDKAVLATSFNARDPGVRPELLVEANDAGDVQAALQLARDNLWQVSIVSGGHSWAQNHIRDGGLLLSMARFNQITIDPVTRIALVGPGCWGLDLDNALRKHGLFFPIAHAPDVAMGGFLLQGGFGWGSRELGLATESLIGIDLVLADGRQVHASASENADLFWAARGSGPGFFAVVLRYHLKLHPRKKVTALKLQVFRQRHLEQVFRWADDIGSAVPQSIEFQILITPKALGIFQPGIEVIAPVLADSWAEAREAVRFISDSPIRKLTSFTTPLVPMSTSLMSRAANITHFPPDVRWCTDNIWTDAPIDNLLPGLQAIAATMPPAPSHSLWLNWHPQRQRPDMAFSLEAKRYLAVYGEWTRGEDDHLYANWATERMAAMQAHAVGIQLADENLGKRPALFMKDENLARLDRLRCKYDSGGLFRAWMGRPGL
- a CDS encoding glutathione S-transferase family protein, coding for MMSLKLHFAPNSRASRISWLLEELELPYELNLMAFHPKDLKSDEHRARHPLGRVPVLDDGEISIFESGAIVDYILERHKNGGLKPAVDGPHFAPYLQWFHYCEGMVMPPVNTIVVHTLLLPPERRDETVLEQARKLLTRAWQPVDETLAGKDYLIGDFSGADIMLGHAAFMSNRLVCIPEEMTNLRAYVQRISERPAFAKAIVMGL
- a CDS encoding LysR family transcriptional regulator; protein product: MDLNLTRLRRFLSVYHNKSFTRAADELGMTHSALTKSLQQLEQELGIEVFDRTTRVVSPTEAGHRLALRGAELLAFAGQVSEDISSGARHIRLIAGPAVIEASLASALAMFHKAHPDVRVTAETMPPDLAFARLRRREVELLLYHSNLIGTLPDRQSFRITQIIDEPYVAVLHADHPVLQTDCSPEILLKQQWAIPGYDPLYRSAIPVEMEERYRRASFPHYRILSLSTCLSLAAEGSLITLLPEPYVRAQSAARDLVILPMPLADGARYSISAISLANVPQDPLVNALIGMISTQGRQG